From one Mobula birostris isolate sMobBir1 chromosome 20, sMobBir1.hap1, whole genome shotgun sequence genomic stretch:
- the LOC140185183 gene encoding zinc-binding protein A33-like isoform X1, translating to MALKRKAESWTEETICPVCLDFFTDPVILECGHNFCRSCITRCWKREERNSCPECREVFADRTLRVNRALANLAEKARNLNLNPKGKESKLHCEEHEEELKLFCETDKTLICLICRVAQEHREHRFLPIKEAVKIYKDQLKSSLDSLTKKNSDFQEKEQQQKRKISGVRKQSNSVQTHITSQFAELRQIINEKEQNLLRDLGEKEARILNPMEKNLREIQKNIRSIQEEISKIKEQMDQKDSVIFLKEEVRRNRRINDDVQELTVTDVTLLVEELYRPFLLNTVLRETLAVTNQVSVTLDVETASRWLEVSEDRKGVRRTRTRRHLPDTGKRFTDWECVLGSEGFTSGRHYWEVEVTGNGVWYLGVASESVEREGLFRLTPETGFWVIGRDGDVLHRNCDMFFGLISPLFHLPAGPIPGSVGVYLSYQSGTVSFYNAETKSHLHTFTGNKFTGKLYPFFWPRDENQWLRICSGSAPRL from the exons atggctttgaAAAGAAAGGCCGAGAGTTGGACCGAAGAGACAATTTGTCCCGTCTGCCTGGATTTCTTCACCGATCCGGTTATACTGGAGTGTGGGCACAACTTCTGTCGCTCTTGTATCACACGGTGTtggaaaagggaggagagaaactcctgcccggaatgtaGAGAGGTGTTTGCTGACCGCACCCTCAGAGTCAATCGGGCCTTAGCAAATCTGGCTGAAAAAGCTCGAAATCTAAACCTGAATCCGAAAGGGAAGGAAAGTAAACTTCACTGcgaggaacatgaggaagaactgaaGCTGTTTTGTGAAACGGACAAGACACTGATCTGTCTGATCTGTAGAGTTGCGCAGGAACACCGAGAGCACCGCTTCCTGCCGATTAAAGAAGCCGTTAAAATCTACAAG GATCAGTTGAAATCttccttagactctctcacaaaaAAGAACTCAGACTTCCAGGAAAAGGAGCAGCAACAGAAAAGGAAGATTTCTGGAGTTCGG AAACAATCCAATAGCGTACAGAcccacatcacatcccagtttgcTGAACTGCGCCAGATTATCAATGAGAAAGAGCAGAATTTACTCAGGGATCTCGGGGAGAAAGAGGCGAGGATTCTAAATCCAATGGAGAAAAATCTTCGAGAGATTCAAAAGAATATAAGGAGTATTCAGGAGGAAATCTCAAAGATAAAGGAACAGATGGATCAAAAAGACAGTGTGATATTTCTCAAG gaggaagTTCGTCGGAACAGGAG GATTAATGATGATGTCCAGGAATTGACAGTGACAGATGTGACTCTACTGGTTGAAGAACTCTATCGCCCCTTTTTGTTGAACACAGTGCTGAGAGAAACTCTTGCTGTCACTAATCAAG tctctgtcaccctggatgtggaaacggcgaGTCGGTGGctcgaggtgtctgaggatcggaagGGCGTGAGACGGACCCGGACCCGGAGGCATCTCCCTGATACCGGGAAGAGATTCACAGACTGGGAATgtgtgctgggatcggagggattcacatcggggagacattactgggaggtggaggtgacgggGAATGGGGTCTGGTATCTGGGAGTCGCCtcagagtctgtggagagggagGGATTGTTCAGACTGACTCCGGAGACCGGATTCTGGGTCATCGGGCGGGATGGTGACGTGTTACATCGGAATTGTGACATGTTCTTTGGTCTCATCTCCCCTTTGTTCCATCTCCCTGCCGGTCCCATCCCCGGGAGTGTAggagtttatctcagttaccagtccgggacagtttcattttacaatgcggagaccaagtcccatctccacaccttcactgggaataaattcacggggaaactttatcctttcttcTGGCCTCGGGATGAAAACcagtggctgagaatctgctccggttccgctccgcgtctgtaa
- the LOC140185183 gene encoding nuclear factor 7, brain-like isoform X2, giving the protein MALKRKAESWTEETICPVCLDFFTDPVILECGHNFCRSCITRCWKREERNSCPECREVFADRTLRVNRALANLAEKARNLNLNPKGKESKLHCEEHEEELKLFCETDKTLICLICRVAQEHREHRFLPIKEAVKIYKKQSNSVQTHITSQFAELRQIINEKEQNLLRDLGEKEARILNPMEKNLREIQKNIRSIQEEISKIKEQMDQKDSVIFLKEEVRRNRRINDDVQELTVTDVTLLVEELYRPFLLNTVLRETLAVTNQVSVTLDVETASRWLEVSEDRKGVRRTRTRRHLPDTGKRFTDWECVLGSEGFTSGRHYWEVEVTGNGVWYLGVASESVEREGLFRLTPETGFWVIGRDGDVLHRNCDMFFGLISPLFHLPAGPIPGSVGVYLSYQSGTVSFYNAETKSHLHTFTGNKFTGKLYPFFWPRDENQWLRICSGSAPRL; this is encoded by the exons atggctttgaAAAGAAAGGCCGAGAGTTGGACCGAAGAGACAATTTGTCCCGTCTGCCTGGATTTCTTCACCGATCCGGTTATACTGGAGTGTGGGCACAACTTCTGTCGCTCTTGTATCACACGGTGTtggaaaagggaggagagaaactcctgcccggaatgtaGAGAGGTGTTTGCTGACCGCACCCTCAGAGTCAATCGGGCCTTAGCAAATCTGGCTGAAAAAGCTCGAAATCTAAACCTGAATCCGAAAGGGAAGGAAAGTAAACTTCACTGcgaggaacatgaggaagaactgaaGCTGTTTTGTGAAACGGACAAGACACTGATCTGTCTGATCTGTAGAGTTGCGCAGGAACACCGAGAGCACCGCTTCCTGCCGATTAAAGAAGCCGTTAAAATCTACAAG AAACAATCCAATAGCGTACAGAcccacatcacatcccagtttgcTGAACTGCGCCAGATTATCAATGAGAAAGAGCAGAATTTACTCAGGGATCTCGGGGAGAAAGAGGCGAGGATTCTAAATCCAATGGAGAAAAATCTTCGAGAGATTCAAAAGAATATAAGGAGTATTCAGGAGGAAATCTCAAAGATAAAGGAACAGATGGATCAAAAAGACAGTGTGATATTTCTCAAG gaggaagTTCGTCGGAACAGGAG GATTAATGATGATGTCCAGGAATTGACAGTGACAGATGTGACTCTACTGGTTGAAGAACTCTATCGCCCCTTTTTGTTGAACACAGTGCTGAGAGAAACTCTTGCTGTCACTAATCAAG tctctgtcaccctggatgtggaaacggcgaGTCGGTGGctcgaggtgtctgaggatcggaagGGCGTGAGACGGACCCGGACCCGGAGGCATCTCCCTGATACCGGGAAGAGATTCACAGACTGGGAATgtgtgctgggatcggagggattcacatcggggagacattactgggaggtggaggtgacgggGAATGGGGTCTGGTATCTGGGAGTCGCCtcagagtctgtggagagggagGGATTGTTCAGACTGACTCCGGAGACCGGATTCTGGGTCATCGGGCGGGATGGTGACGTGTTACATCGGAATTGTGACATGTTCTTTGGTCTCATCTCCCCTTTGTTCCATCTCCCTGCCGGTCCCATCCCCGGGAGTGTAggagtttatctcagttaccagtccgggacagtttcattttacaatgcggagaccaagtcccatctccacaccttcactgggaataaattcacggggaaactttatcctttcttcTGGCCTCGGGATGAAAACcagtggctgagaatctgctccggttccgctccgcgtctgtaa